A single genomic interval of Musa acuminata AAA Group cultivar baxijiao chromosome BXJ3-4, Cavendish_Baxijiao_AAA, whole genome shotgun sequence harbors:
- the LOC103996709 gene encoding granule-bound starch synthase 1, chloroplastic/amyloplastic, translating to MAAVMASRFISRTSCSSYGGAFDSEAMTFQSRRVPYLSTHATTYEGLRTRNVVDSRQMQLNAKATSRQARRGTRHASHRPWAIVVCGSGMNLVFVGAEVAPWSKTGGLGDVLGGLPPAMAANGHRVMTVAPRYDQYKDGWDTGVLVELKVGDRTETVRFFHCYKRGVDRVFVDHPMFLEKVWGKTGGKIYGPVTGTDFEDNQLRFSLLCQAALEAPRVLHFNNSKYHSGPYGEDVVFIANDWHTALLPCYLKTMYQSHGIYKNAKVAFCIHNIAYQGRFAYSDFARLNLPDKFKSSFDFIDGYDKPVKGRKINWMKAGIIESDRVLTVSPYYAQELVSGVEKGVELDNILRMTGITGIVNGMDTNEWNPSTDKYISANYDATTVMDAKPLNKEALQAEVGLPVDPNIPVIAFIGRLEEQKGSDILASAIPEFIDEDVQVVVLGTGKKKLERQLALLETMFPDKVRAHLKFNVPLAHGIMAGADILAVTSRFEPCGLIQLQAMQYGIPPMCSTTGGLVDTVKEGCTGFHMGPFSVECAVADKADVQKVVKTVKRALKVYGTPAFAEMIQNCMAQDLSWKGPAKKWEQFLLSLGAANSEPGIDGEEVAPLAVENVAAP from the exons ATGGCTGCTGTGATGGCGTCACGCTTCATCTCGAGGACCTCATGCTCCAGCTATGGTGGAGCTTTTGATTCTGAGGCAATGACTTTCCAGAGCAGAAGGGTTCCGTACTTGAGTACCCATGCCACTACCTATGAAGGTCTAAGAACTCGGAATGTTGTGGATTCACGTCAGATGCAGTTGAATGCCAAAGCAACTTCTAGGCAAGCTAGGAGGGGCACTCGTCATGCTAGCCATAGGCCCTGGGCTATTGTTGTCTGTGGAAGTGGAATGAACTTGGTGTTTGTTGGTGCTGAGGTGGCTCCATGGAGCAAAACTGGGGGCCTTGGTGATGTTCTTGGAGGGTTGCCACCAGCCATGGCG GCAAATGGACACAGGGTTATGACTGTAGCACCACGATACGATCAATACAAAGATGGGTGGGATACTGGTGTCTTGGTTGAG CTAAAAGTTGGGGATAGAACTGAAACTGTTCGGTTCTTCCACTGCTACAAAAGGGGAGTTGATCGGGTCTTTGTTGACCATCCAATGTTTCTTGAGAAG GTTTGGGGCAAAACTGGAGGAAAGATATATGGTCCTGTGACCGGAACAGATTTTGAAGACAACCAGCTGAGGTTCAGCCTTTTGTGCCAG GCAGCTCTGGAAGCTCCAAGAGTTCTACATTTCAACAACAGTAAATACCATTCTGGACCATATG GGGAAGATGTTGTGTTTATTGCCAATGATTGGCACACTGCCCTTCTACCATGCTACCTAAAGACTATGTACCAATCACATGGCATTTACAAGAATGCTAAG GTTGCATTTTGCATTCATAATATCGCTTACCAGGGCCGATTTGCCTACTCAGATTTTGCACGACTTAATCTTCCTGATAAATTTAAGTCTTCTTTTGATTTCATTGATGG ATATGACAAACCTGTGAAAGGAAGGAAAATTAATTGGATGAAGGCTGGAATAATAGAATCAGATAGGGTCCTGACTGTAAGCCCATATTATGCCCAAGAGCTTGTCTCAGGTGTAGAGAAGGGTGTTGAGTTGGACAATATCCTGCGCATGACAGGCATCACTGGGATAGTAAATGGGATGGACACCAATGAGTGGAATCCATCAACAGACAAATATATATCTGCAAATTATGATGCAACAACA GTAATGGATGCAAAACCTCTCAATAAGGAAGCTTTGCAAGCCGAGGTTGGGCTGCCTGTTGACCCAAATATCCCTGTTATAGCCTtcattggaagactagaagagcAGAAAGGATCAGACATTCTAGCTTCAGCAATTCCAGAATTCATTGATGAGGATGTTCAAGTAGTAGTGCTT GGTACTGGTAAGAAGAAGCTGGAGCGTCAGCTTGCATTACTTGAAACAATGTTTCCAGACAAAGTCAGAGCACATCTGAAGTTCAATGTTCCTTTGGCTCATGGAATCATGGCTGGAGCAGATATCCTCGCTGTTACAAGTAGATTTGAACCATGTGGTCTTATTCAGCTCCAGGCCATGCAATATGGAATT CCTCCCATGTGTTCCACAACTGGGGGACTAGTTGACACCGTCAAAGAAGGTTGCACTGGCTTCCACATGGGTCCCTTCAGTGTGGAG TGTGCTGTTGCCGACAAAGCTGATGTACAAAAAGTTGTGAAAACCGTGAAGAGGGCCCTCAAGGTCTATGGAACACCTGCTTTTGCAGAGATGATCCAGAACTGCATGGCCCAAGATCTCTCCTGGAAG GGACCTGCCAAGAAGTGGGAGCAATTTCTCCTGAGTCTAGGGGCTGCAAATAGTGAACCTGGTATCGACGGCGAGGAAGTAGCTCCACTTGCTGTGGAAAATGTGGCCGCTCCATGA
- the LOC103996625 gene encoding large ribosomal subunit protein P1: MAASSIGELACTYAALILNDDDIAITSEKISTLVKAANVTIDSYWAPLFAKLLEKRSVDDLILSVGSGGGGAPIGVSAAPAAGDGGSVPAAAPAAEEKKEEPKEESDDDMGFSLFD, translated from the exons ATGGCCGCCTCATCGATCGGAGAGCTCGCCTGCACCTACGCTGCTCTCATCCTTAACGATGACGACATCGCCATTACG TCGGAGAAAATTTCAACCTTGGTGAAGGCCGCAAACGTGACGATCGACTCCTACTGGGCGCCTCTCTTCGCCAAGCTCCTCGAGAAGAGGAGCGTCGACGACCTCATCTTGAGCGTGGGATCCG GAGGTGGTGGTGCACCTATTGGAGTCTCCGCTGCCCCAGCCGCTGGCGATGGTGGTTCTGTTCCTGCAGCCGCTCCTGCTGCTGAGGAGAAAAAG GAGGAGCCCAAGGAAGAGAGTGACGATGACATGGGATTCAGTTTGTTTgattag